In Lucilia cuprina isolate Lc7/37 unplaced genomic scaffold, ASM2204524v1 Scaffold_2361, whole genome shotgun sequence, the DNA window AAAAGCATGATTGGCCAAAGATTGTATATCATTGTTGGCCAAGTTTAGGAATCTTAAGGTATTTGCCAAATTGGTAAAACTATCGGTGCGTGAGATTAAATTATTGCTCATATCCAAATGATAGATGTACATATAAGAAGTCAATATATCCTCAAAGTATGCTATGCGATTATAGGTTAAGTTCAGCTTTAAAGGAGTGGTGGTGTTGGAAACAAAATGAAATGCTTTCAGGGAAAAAGAACACAGATTATTAAACATTAAGTCCAAAGAAGCCAAGTTGGGTAATATTGTAAAAGCCTGATGCGatatattggatattttgttaaaGGAAAGATCAATATATCTTAGAAATTCCAAATTGTAAAAGGCATCTTTTtctatgattttaattttattcgacTGCAAATTTAAAGTCTGTAAATCAcccaaattataaaatgttcgCGCTGCTATACGCTCCAGAGAATTATagcccaaatcgatttccaccAAATGAGAATGTATATCGGGTATGAATAAACCTTTGGGCAAAGATTTCAATTGATTAAAACCCAAATTGATGTAGGAAAGTTCTCTCATATTCGAAAACGATTCATTGTTTAAGCTCTTAAGATTGTTGTTATCCAAACCCAACCACATAAGTTGTGACAAAGGATATAAAGCATCTAAAGGATCTATGGATTCCATGCTGCGCGCCGGAAATACCGCAAAAGATAATTCCaatattttcaaagattttgaaacattttcaaaaaccaTAGGATGATGAATATTAATGTCATTGAAACTTAAAGATATTTCCTGTATCTGATCCAATCCCGCAAAGGAGCCCAAATGCAAATGAGTAATTTTATTATTCCTTAACAATATCGTCTGCAAATTAGAGCCCCAGCCATCCACCAAAAATATGCCCTCCGGTATATCAGTTATGGAATTGTAACCCATATTTAAATACGACAAATTGGTGTAATTCTTTAAACCCACCACAGGAATCATGGTAAAATTATTGCCCGATAAAGACAACACTCTTAAATGATCCGTATTCTCTGGTAGATTTTGTAATTGACAAATATTATTGGACGTTAAGTATAAATACTTTAACTTATTCAATTTTCTTAA includes these proteins:
- the LOC124421131 gene encoding chaoptin-like, producing the protein LRSVQNKELRQVRMHLEKLDMGQNLIDVLDTDCFQTNYSDVHIRALNLEKNYIRELPAAVFKEIGIVHLVLAFNVIERIHIQAFEGIEDSLEYLDLERNYLNSVPGALRKLNKLKYLYLTSNNICQLQNLPENTDHLRVLSLSGNNFTMIPVVGLKNYTNLSYLNMGYNSITDIPEGIFLVDGWGSNLQTILLRNNKITHLHLGSFAGLDQIQEISLSFNDINIHHPMVFENVSKSLKILELSFAVFPARSMESIDPLDALYPLSQLMWLGLDNNNLKSLNNESFSNMRELSYINLGFNQLKSLPKGLFIPDIHSHLVEIDLGYNSLERIAARTFYNLGDLQTLNLQSNKIKIIEKDAFYNLEFLRYIDLSFNKISNISHQAFTILPNLASLDLMFNNLCSFSLKAFHFVSNTTTPLKLNLTYNRIAYFEDILTSYMYIYHLDMSNNLISRTDSFTNLANTLRFLNLANNDIQSLANH